In one Achromobacter spanius genomic region, the following are encoded:
- a CDS encoding M20 family metallopeptidase — protein sequence MSREQAIAQAEHCFDSGAFRALLARRLALPTESQNPERAAVLADYLESEIRPAFEALGFTCRTLTHPKALAPFLYAERIEDASLPTVLGYGHGDVIRGLEKEWKEGLSPWTLTEAEGRWYGRGIADNKGQHTINMEALRLVLETRGKLGFNAKYLIEMGEETGSMGLRELCAEHRDMLAADLLIASDGPRLAPQRPTIFLGARGSLNFDLSIEARAGGHHSGNWGGLISNPGIQLAHAISTIVSPTGQIRIKEWVPAELPDAVRRALADCQVDGGTDGPEIEPEWGEPGLSPAERVFGWCSFEVLAYKTGNPETPVNAIPPRAWARCQLRFVVGVDPDDLIPALRRHLDREGFPMVKIALTRESMFRATRIDPDDAWVRWAVDSLERTSGQKTALLPNLGGSLPNDIFTDVLGLRTIWVPHSYPGCSQHAPNEHLPPELLRQALGLMTGLYWDLGAGGTPAVSREKDA from the coding sequence ATGAGCCGCGAGCAAGCCATCGCCCAGGCGGAACACTGTTTTGATTCTGGCGCCTTCCGCGCGCTGCTGGCGCGCCGGCTGGCGCTGCCCACGGAAAGCCAGAACCCGGAACGCGCCGCCGTGCTGGCGGACTACCTGGAATCGGAAATCCGCCCCGCGTTCGAGGCGCTGGGTTTCACCTGCCGCACCTTGACGCATCCCAAGGCGCTGGCGCCTTTCCTTTATGCCGAACGGATTGAAGACGCGAGCCTGCCCACCGTGCTGGGCTACGGGCATGGCGACGTCATCCGGGGCTTGGAAAAGGAATGGAAGGAAGGCTTGTCGCCGTGGACGCTGACCGAGGCCGAAGGCCGCTGGTACGGCCGTGGCATCGCCGACAACAAGGGGCAGCACACCATCAATATGGAAGCGCTGCGGCTGGTGCTGGAAACGCGCGGCAAGCTGGGCTTCAACGCCAAGTACTTGATAGAGATGGGCGAAGAGACCGGGTCGATGGGCTTGCGGGAACTGTGTGCCGAGCATCGCGACATGCTGGCGGCCGACCTGCTGATTGCGTCCGACGGCCCGCGCCTGGCGCCCCAACGGCCCACCATCTTTCTGGGCGCGCGCGGTAGCCTGAACTTTGATCTGTCGATCGAGGCGCGTGCGGGCGGGCACCATTCGGGCAATTGGGGCGGGCTGATTTCCAACCCCGGCATTCAGTTGGCGCATGCCATTTCCACGATTGTGTCGCCCACCGGCCAGATCCGTATCAAGGAATGGGTGCCCGCGGAATTACCCGACGCGGTGCGCCGCGCGCTGGCGGATTGCCAGGTGGATGGCGGCACGGACGGCCCCGAGATTGAACCGGAATGGGGCGAACCCGGCCTGTCGCCGGCGGAACGGGTTTTTGGCTGGTGCTCGTTTGAAGTGCTGGCGTATAAAACCGGCAACCCGGAAACGCCTGTCAACGCGATCCCACCGCGTGCCTGGGCGCGTTGCCAACTGCGCTTTGTGGTGGGCGTGGACCCGGACGATCTTATTCCCGCGCTGCGCCGCCATCTGGATCGCGAGGGCTTTCCTATGGTGAAGATTGCGCTGACACGCGAATCCATGTTCCGCGCCACGCGGATTGACCCCGACGACGCCTGGGTGCGCTGGGCGGTGGATTCGCTGGAACGCACGTCGGGGCAGAAGACGGCGCTGCTGCCGAATTTGGGCGGGTCATTGCCGAATGATATTTTCACGGACGTGCTGGGCCTGCGCACGATATGGGTCCCGCATTCGTATCCTGGATGTTCGCAGCACGCGCCGAATGAGCACCTGCCGCCGGAGCTGCTGCGGCAAGCGCTGGGGTTGATGACGGGCTTGTATTGGGATTTGGGCGCGGGGGGAACGCCGGCGGTATCGCGGGAGAAGGATGCTTGA
- a CDS encoding TetR/AcrR family transcriptional regulator produces MMTARPPSLSQDKRLTKGERTRLQLLQVAAAEFAERGFQHTRISDIVARAGVTQPVFYQYFSSKQAAYDELVGMFAQRLRQAISQARVPAGLDGAELVDRIRGGILGLLAILQEDPNLTRIGFFQVAAAEALKDELVAMIADNIRAEQQAGLFRPEISADWFAQSLMGIIERFTRQMPDAAQQQALAEFITDLLLDGIRHPQRQAS; encoded by the coding sequence ATGATGACGGCACGACCCCCTTCTTTATCGCAAGACAAGCGTCTCACCAAAGGTGAACGCACCCGTTTACAGCTTTTGCAAGTTGCCGCCGCGGAGTTCGCCGAACGCGGATTCCAGCACACCCGGATCAGCGACATCGTTGCCCGGGCCGGCGTGACGCAGCCTGTCTTTTATCAATACTTCTCAAGCAAGCAAGCGGCCTACGACGAGCTGGTCGGCATGTTCGCGCAGCGCTTGCGCCAGGCGATCAGCCAGGCGCGTGTGCCGGCAGGTCTGGATGGTGCCGAACTGGTTGATCGCATTCGTGGCGGCATCCTGGGCCTGCTGGCCATCTTGCAGGAAGATCCCAACCTGACCCGCATCGGCTTCTTTCAAGTGGCGGCGGCCGAAGCGTTGAAGGACGAATTGGTGGCGATGATCGCTGACAACATTCGCGCCGAACAGCAGGCGGGTTTGTTTCGCCCGGAGATTTCGGCGGACTGGTTTGCGCAGTCGTTGATGGGCATCATCGAACGCTTCACCCGCCAGATGCCGGACGCGGCGCAGCAACAGGCGCTAGCGGAGTTCATCACAGACCTGCTGCTGGATGGCATCCGCCACCCTCAACGACAAGCCTCGTAG
- a CDS encoding DUF523 domain-containing protein produces the protein MQYVLISSCLLGNPVRYDGRAVPNDDAVLARWREEGRVVSVCPEVAGGMATPRPPAEIEPGKRAADVLAGGARVIAVTGDDVTQPFVQGGHAALSVARQRGIRIAVLKEGSPSCGSGYVYDGHYSGQRKKGVGITAELLIGAGVQVFSEKQWAEADACLAELDAQDVD, from the coding sequence ATGCAATACGTGTTGATCAGCTCCTGCCTGTTAGGCAACCCCGTGCGCTATGACGGACGCGCGGTGCCCAACGATGACGCCGTCCTGGCTCGCTGGCGCGAGGAAGGGCGGGTCGTGTCGGTGTGTCCGGAAGTCGCGGGCGGCATGGCTACCCCGCGCCCGCCCGCCGAGATCGAGCCGGGCAAGCGGGCCGCCGATGTGTTGGCCGGCGGCGCGCGCGTGATTGCCGTGACAGGAGACGACGTCACCCAGCCATTCGTGCAAGGCGGCCATGCGGCCTTGTCCGTGGCGCGACAGCGCGGCATTCGCATCGCGGTGCTGAAAGAAGGCAGCCCGTCGTGTGGTAGCGGCTATGTGTATGACGGCCATTACTCGGGTCAGCGAAAAAAGGGCGTGGGCATCACGGCCGAATTGCTGATCGGCGCCGGCGTGCAGGTCTTCAGCGAAAAGCAATGGGCCGAGGCCGACGCTTGCCTGGCAGAGTTGGATGCTCAAGATGTGGATTAG
- a CDS encoding AraC family transcriptional regulator, producing MTTPLLPPEQAQSTRGPALIAVRRDDGLLRDTAMHQHARGQLLGAYRGLLTVYAGARQWVVPAAHAVWIPPDQPHGLRSHGPYAGYSAYLSPAACAGLPTTAHVLQTSALLLAAVDRAASWNGNETVAARIRVQELIRDEIRTLPPAGQALILPDDPRLQRLAVSISDHPSDTRSLDAWAAQVGMAPRTLARRFLAETGLPLGAWRQQARLMRAQEMLAAGSAVTTVALELGYDNISAFIAMFKREFGITPGRFRGPVL from the coding sequence ATGACGACTCCCTTGCTGCCCCCCGAACAGGCCCAATCGACTCGCGGCCCGGCGCTCATCGCCGTGCGCCGCGACGACGGCCTGCTGCGCGACACCGCCATGCACCAGCATGCGCGCGGCCAATTGCTGGGCGCCTATCGAGGCTTGCTGACGGTGTATGCGGGCGCGCGGCAATGGGTGGTGCCGGCCGCCCATGCCGTGTGGATTCCGCCCGACCAGCCCCATGGGTTGAGATCGCACGGGCCGTACGCGGGCTATAGCGCCTACCTGAGTCCTGCGGCCTGCGCGGGCTTGCCCACCACTGCCCATGTGCTGCAAACATCAGCCTTGCTGCTGGCTGCCGTGGACCGCGCCGCATCGTGGAATGGCAATGAGACCGTCGCCGCGCGCATCCGCGTGCAAGAACTGATTCGGGACGAAATACGCACGCTACCCCCGGCAGGCCAGGCGCTGATTCTGCCTGACGACCCACGCTTGCAACGGCTGGCGGTATCTATTTCGGATCACCCCTCGGACACCCGGTCATTGGATGCCTGGGCGGCGCAGGTCGGCATGGCGCCGCGCACTTTGGCGCGCCGTTTCCTGGCGGAAACCGGCCTGCCCCTGGGCGCATGGCGGCAGCAGGCCCGCCTGATGCGGGCGCAGGAAATGCTGGCGGCGGGGAGTGCCGTTACGACGGTGGCGTTGGAACTGGGCTACGACAACATCAGCGCATTCATCGCCATGTTCAAACGCGAATTCGGAATCACGCCGGGCCGCTTTCGCGGCCCGGTGCTGTAA
- a CDS encoding NYN domain-containing protein, whose protein sequence is MTTPNENVSMALFCDFENVALGVRDTKYQKFDIRPVLERLLLKGSIVVKKAYCDWERYKEFKAPMHEANFELIEIPHVRQSGKNSADIRLVVDALDFCYTKSHVNTFVIISGDSDFSPLVSKLRENNKKVIGVGVKQSTSDLLIANCDEFIFYDDLAREGQRTADARRDNRGGAAAGTGQRRTPDEERRRKEELEARKTQAVDMVVETFEALMAERGDSGKIWASALKDALKRRKPDFNESYYGFRAFGNLLDEAQSRGFLEVGREEKSGTYVYRDSIDGAPEVNRAGGQGRSRSGQGRQSAEAAQVDVDDTQAGAEQEETSSRPARRSRGGRKSGGSGRGANHAVEQGAGEAAVAAPSDAAPDAQAAVLVAAPEGVQDRAQERTRERRTQERTQEGAFTPATAPATTAATTAATTPPVSFQGAAQAERQANQQAQVDKQAEADEETAKALAREVAKLESMRADALARAQAPKPVQPSRLPPMPTPLPQARQPLPAVNIAEWTFVEPPAETRREAADKAPAKVADPFAGANARPAAEPAPAPAPAAPAKRARAASKTTKAKSAESDAGRAARAVTTESVATKSTAKGATATKPSATEAAASAPAAEPQAEAPAKPARKTASRTRSPRKTAAKES, encoded by the coding sequence ATGACTACCCCCAACGAAAACGTCAGCATGGCGCTTTTCTGCGACTTCGAGAACGTGGCGCTGGGTGTGCGGGACACCAAATACCAGAAATTCGACATCCGGCCCGTGCTGGAACGCCTGTTGCTCAAGGGCAGCATCGTCGTCAAGAAAGCCTATTGCGACTGGGAACGCTACAAGGAATTCAAGGCCCCCATGCACGAGGCCAATTTCGAGCTGATCGAAATTCCGCACGTGCGCCAATCGGGCAAGAATTCGGCCGACATCCGGCTGGTCGTGGACGCGCTGGACTTCTGCTATACCAAGTCGCACGTCAATACCTTCGTGATCATCAGCGGCGATTCCGACTTTTCGCCCCTGGTGTCCAAGCTGCGCGAGAACAACAAGAAGGTGATCGGCGTCGGCGTGAAGCAATCCACGTCCGACCTGCTGATTGCCAACTGCGACGAATTCATCTTCTATGACGACCTGGCGCGCGAAGGCCAGCGCACCGCCGACGCCCGCCGCGACAACCGTGGCGGCGCCGCTGCCGGCACCGGCCAGCGCCGCACGCCGGACGAAGAGCGCCGCCGCAAGGAAGAGCTGGAAGCGCGCAAGACCCAGGCCGTGGACATGGTCGTCGAGACCTTCGAGGCGCTGATGGCCGAACGCGGCGACAGCGGCAAGATCTGGGCGTCGGCATTGAAAGATGCGTTGAAGCGCCGCAAGCCGGATTTCAACGAGTCGTACTACGGCTTTCGCGCCTTTGGCAACCTGCTGGACGAAGCCCAGTCGCGCGGCTTCCTGGAAGTGGGCCGCGAAGAGAAGTCTGGCACCTATGTGTATCGCGACAGCATTGATGGCGCGCCGGAAGTGAACCGCGCGGGCGGCCAGGGTAGGTCTCGTTCCGGGCAGGGCCGACAGTCGGCCGAGGCGGCGCAGGTGGATGTTGACGATACCCAAGCTGGCGCGGAGCAGGAAGAAACCAGCTCCCGGCCTGCCCGTAGATCACGCGGCGGCCGCAAGTCGGGCGGATCCGGCCGAGGCGCCAACCACGCGGTTGAGCAAGGCGCGGGCGAAGCGGCGGTCGCCGCGCCGTCTGACGCTGCGCCGGACGCGCAGGCGGCGGTTCTGGTCGCAGCACCCGAGGGTGTGCAGGATCGGGCGCAAGAGCGGACCCGAGAGCGGCGGACCCAAGAGCGGACCCAAGAGGGCGCATTTACGCCGGCCACTGCGCCGGCCACTACGGCAGCCACTACGGCAGCCACTACGCCGCCCGTATCGTTCCAGGGCGCAGCCCAGGCCGAACGCCAGGCGAACCAGCAAGCCCAGGTCGACAAGCAAGCCGAGGCCGACGAGGAAACCGCCAAGGCGCTTGCTCGGGAAGTCGCCAAACTGGAGTCCATGCGCGCGGATGCCCTGGCGCGCGCTCAAGCGCCCAAGCCTGTCCAGCCGTCGCGCCTGCCGCCCATGCCGACGCCCTTGCCGCAAGCGCGCCAGCCGCTGCCTGCCGTGAATATCGCGGAATGGACGTTCGTTGAGCCCCCCGCGGAGACGCGCCGCGAGGCAGCCGACAAGGCGCCCGCCAAAGTGGCCGACCCGTTCGCAGGCGCAAATGCCAGGCCGGCGGCAGAACCTGCTCCTGCTCCCGCTCCGGCAGCCCCGGCCAAGCGCGCCCGTGCCGCCAGCAAGACCACGAAGGCCAAGTCGGCTGAATCGGACGCGGGTCGCGCTGCCCGGGCCGTGACAACGGAATCGGTGGCGACCAAGTCCACGGCTAAGGGAGCGACGGCAACGAAACCGTCGGCAACCGAAGCGGCGGCATCGGCACCGGCTGCTGAACCGCAGGCCGAGGCGCCTGCCAAGCCTGCCCGCAAGACCGCGTCGCGTACCCGCAGCCCTCGCAAGACGGCGGCCAAGGAATCCTGA
- a CDS encoding motility protein A, giving the protein MNPSTLIGAAVGLLTLVIVVALSATNASMYVNLPGLAIVLGGTCAALFIAYPLSEVLRIFKLVRTVFRNDQHDQQRDIEELATMAQLWMNTDVHKVEQELKKVSNPFLRTGVQLIIDNTPEDQIIEVLQWRVARLRAREQAEAQMFRVMATFAPAFGMLGTLIALINMMAVLGDGSMTTIGQHLAVGLMTTFYGILLANLICKPIALKLERRTARRVESMNMVLQGISMMCEKRGPAVVRETLNSFVLHIEDEIYDGGVAAAPASKAKAAAPAKGPAKGGQAGANAPVSISRPAATRQ; this is encoded by the coding sequence ATGAATCCGTCTACCCTCATCGGCGCCGCCGTCGGCCTGCTTACCCTTGTTATCGTCGTGGCGCTGTCCGCCACCAACGCCAGCATGTACGTCAACCTGCCGGGTCTGGCCATCGTGCTGGGCGGCACCTGCGCCGCGCTGTTCATCGCCTACCCGCTGTCGGAAGTGCTGCGGATCTTCAAGCTGGTCCGCACGGTGTTCCGTAATGATCAGCACGACCAGCAGCGCGACATCGAAGAACTGGCGACGATGGCGCAACTGTGGATGAACACCGACGTCCACAAGGTCGAGCAGGAGCTCAAGAAGGTGTCGAACCCCTTCCTGCGCACCGGCGTGCAGTTGATCATCGACAACACGCCCGAAGACCAGATCATTGAAGTGCTGCAATGGCGCGTGGCCCGACTGCGCGCCCGCGAGCAGGCCGAAGCGCAGATGTTCCGCGTCATGGCCACGTTCGCACCGGCCTTCGGCATGCTGGGCACGCTGATCGCCTTGATCAACATGATGGCGGTGCTGGGCGACGGCAGCATGACCACAATCGGCCAGCACCTGGCCGTGGGTCTGATGACCACGTTCTACGGCATTTTGCTGGCCAACCTGATCTGCAAGCCGATCGCGCTGAAGCTTGAACGCCGCACCGCGCGCCGCGTGGAATCCATGAACATGGTGCTGCAAGGCATTTCGATGATGTGCGAAAAGCGCGGCCCGGCCGTGGTGCGCGAAACGCTGAATTCCTTCGTGCTGCACATCGAAGACGAAATCTACGACGGCGGCGTGGCGGCCGCGCCCGCGTCCAAAGCCAAGGCGGCCGCTCCGGCCAAGGGCCCCGCCAAGGGCGGCCAGGCTGGCGCCAACGCCCCCGTCTCCATCAGCCGCCCAGCCGCCACGCGTCAATGA
- a CDS encoding OmpA/MotB family protein, which translates to MSLISPSLAQRIELARQAQLRAQKAADTNAWRPSKTDRKDRYARWHVEETVEQDAENWLLSYLDLITLLLAMLVVMLAVSRLHGLGAEASDKPIELVGTLATAGLPKYDGEYSEFDAVAIPASWAEPPAPPATAVQSAEAAPVEDGVKVADAAPPLVAPSKESLGLDDLGKSVDVIINEQSVSFRISNELLFPSGQATLSPSGLDVIKRLATILNKNGHPVSVEGHSDPVPIQTRQFASNWELSTSRATSVLRELVRDGVSPDRLRAVGYAETRPIESNDTPAGRAANRRVELIMDIAPKQAPTKKAQAPAEPSTPQADTAPARS; encoded by the coding sequence ATGAGCCTGATTTCCCCTTCCCTGGCGCAGCGGATCGAACTGGCCCGCCAGGCCCAACTGCGCGCCCAGAAAGCCGCGGACACGAACGCCTGGCGGCCCAGCAAGACCGACCGCAAGGACCGCTACGCCCGCTGGCACGTCGAAGAAACGGTTGAGCAGGACGCCGAGAACTGGCTGCTGAGCTACCTGGACCTGATCACCCTGCTGCTGGCGATGCTGGTCGTGATGCTGGCGGTGTCGCGCCTGCATGGCCTGGGCGCTGAAGCCTCTGACAAACCCATCGAACTGGTCGGCACGCTGGCGACCGCCGGCTTGCCCAAGTACGACGGTGAATATTCGGAATTCGACGCCGTCGCCATCCCCGCCAGTTGGGCCGAACCGCCCGCGCCCCCGGCAACTGCCGTCCAGAGTGCCGAGGCCGCGCCGGTCGAAGACGGCGTGAAGGTGGCCGACGCCGCCCCGCCGCTGGTCGCGCCGTCCAAGGAATCTCTGGGACTGGACGATCTGGGCAAGTCGGTGGATGTGATCATCAACGAACAATCCGTGAGCTTTCGGATCAGCAACGAATTGCTGTTCCCCTCGGGTCAGGCCACCCTCAGCCCGTCCGGCCTGGACGTGATCAAGCGCCTGGCGACCATTCTGAACAAGAACGGGCACCCGGTGTCCGTGGAAGGCCACAGCGACCCGGTGCCGATCCAGACGCGCCAGTTCGCCTCTAACTGGGAACTGTCGACCAGCCGCGCCACCAGCGTGCTGCGTGAACTGGTGCGCGACGGCGTGTCCCCCGACCGCCTGCGCGCGGTGGGCTATGCGGAAACGCGCCCGATCGAATCCAACGACACCCCGGCCGGCCGGGCCGCCAACCGCCGTGTCGAGCTGATCATGGACATCGCGCCGAAACAGGCGCCCACGAAGAAGGCGCAGGCGCCCGCCGAGCCGTCGACGCCCCAGGCGGACACGGCACCGGCGCGGTCCTGA
- a CDS encoding YciI family protein, which translates to MSYMLLIVEPVGQRAQRTPDEGREAYAQMVRYAEGLKSRGLLVSAESLKSESESVRLQIRGGERSLMDGPFAEAKEMIGGFFLLTCDTREEALALAAECPAAQWATVEVRELGPCFM; encoded by the coding sequence ATGTCCTATATGTTGTTGATCGTTGAACCGGTAGGCCAGCGCGCCCAGCGCACGCCCGACGAGGGCCGCGAGGCCTACGCGCAGATGGTGCGCTACGCCGAAGGCCTGAAAAGCCGTGGCCTGCTCGTCAGCGCCGAATCATTGAAATCGGAATCCGAAAGCGTCCGCCTGCAAATCCGCGGCGGCGAACGGTCGCTAATGGACGGGCCATTCGCCGAAGCCAAGGAAATGATCGGCGGATTCTTTCTGTTGACCTGCGACACCCGCGAAGAGGCGCTGGCGCTAGCCGCCGAATGCCCCGCCGCCCAATGGGCAACCGTAGAAGTCCGCGAACTTGGGCCCTGCTTTATGTAG
- a CDS encoding FitA-like ribbon-helix-helix domain-containing protein: MPMLTVRNISEEVHRALRVRAAQHGRSTEAEVRAILEDAVKPEGRVKLGSLLAQIGRQAKLTDEEAALFDQRDKAPAAPPRFE; the protein is encoded by the coding sequence ATGCCTATGTTGACTGTGAGAAATATCTCTGAAGAAGTGCACCGCGCCCTGCGCGTGCGCGCCGCCCAGCATGGCCGAAGCACCGAAGCCGAGGTCCGCGCCATTCTTGAAGACGCCGTCAAGCCTGAAGGGCGCGTCAAGCTGGGCTCGTTGCTTGCGCAGATCGGCCGCCAGGCCAAGCTCACCGACGAGGAAGCCGCCTTGTTCGACCAACGCGACAAGGCGCCCGCCGCCCCACCGAGGTTTGAATGA
- a CDS encoding type II toxin-antitoxin system VapC family toxin codes for MILLDTNVISEPLRQAPADAVIEWIDRQPLETLFLSAVTVAELRFGVACMPVGKRRDALHADLEQRVLALFAGRILAFDTAASLEYAALMARARASGQAIGGPDGYIAATAAAHGMSVATRDVAPFEAAGVSVINPWGAHPPH; via the coding sequence ATGATTCTGCTGGACACCAATGTCATCTCGGAGCCGCTGCGCCAGGCGCCCGCCGACGCCGTCATCGAATGGATAGACCGGCAGCCCCTGGAAACCTTGTTTCTTTCCGCCGTCACCGTCGCTGAATTGCGCTTTGGCGTGGCCTGCATGCCGGTGGGCAAACGGCGCGACGCCTTGCATGCAGACCTGGAACAGCGCGTCCTGGCCTTGTTTGCTGGGCGCATCCTGGCTTTCGATACCGCCGCCAGCCTGGAGTACGCCGCGCTGATGGCGCGTGCGCGGGCCTCGGGCCAGGCCATCGGCGGGCCAGACGGCTACATTGCCGCCACCGCCGCCGCGCACGGCATGAGCGTCGCGACCCGGGACGTGGCGCCCTTTGAAGCCGCCGGGGTTTCCGTCATCAACCCTTGGGGCGCGCATCCACCGCACTAG
- a CDS encoding YciI family protein yields MRFMMIVRATPDSEAGLMPDDSLLAAMATYHEALVKAGVLLDANGLKPTSQGWRVQYADGQRQVVDGPFAETKELIAGYTLIQVRSREEAMQWAMRFPQPFPGQNCAIEVRQLYELDDFEPSQQVERFRDMPSASH; encoded by the coding sequence ATGCGTTTCATGATGATTGTGCGGGCCACGCCCGATAGCGAAGCCGGCCTGATGCCGGACGACAGCCTGCTTGCCGCGATGGCGACCTACCACGAAGCGCTGGTCAAGGCTGGCGTGCTGCTGGACGCCAATGGCTTGAAGCCCACATCCCAAGGCTGGCGCGTGCAATACGCGGACGGCCAACGCCAGGTGGTGGACGGTCCTTTCGCGGAAACCAAGGAACTGATCGCGGGCTACACCCTGATTCAGGTGCGCTCGCGCGAAGAAGCCATGCAATGGGCGATGCGCTTTCCGCAACCCTTCCCCGGCCAAAACTGCGCCATCGAAGTGCGCCAGTTGTACGAACTGGACGACTTCGAACCCAGCCAGCAAGTGGAACGCTTTCGCGACATGCCCAGCGCCAGCCACTGA
- a CDS encoding VOC family protein, with product MHKQIFVNIAINDMQKSQDFFKKLGFTFNPDFTNEQGACMVISDDIYAMLLTRDFFQGFTGKPLVDAKEATEVLICLSCESRAEVDDLVARARAAGGTVPREPQDHGFMYAHGFEDLDGHIWELVHMAPGEVPAA from the coding sequence ATGCACAAGCAGATTTTCGTCAACATCGCCATCAACGATATGCAGAAGTCGCAGGACTTCTTCAAAAAGCTGGGTTTCACCTTCAACCCCGATTTCACCAACGAGCAAGGCGCCTGCATGGTCATCAGCGATGACATCTACGCCATGCTGCTGACGCGTGACTTCTTCCAGGGCTTTACCGGCAAACCGCTGGTGGACGCCAAAGAGGCAACCGAAGTCCTGATCTGCCTGTCTTGCGAAAGCCGCGCCGAAGTCGACGATCTGGTCGCCCGCGCGCGGGCCGCCGGCGGCACCGTGCCGCGCGAGCCGCAAGACCACGGCTTCATGTACGCGCATGGCTTCGAAGACCTGGACGGCCACATCTGGGAATTGGTCCACATGGCGCCCGGCGAGGTTCCCGCGGCATGA
- a CDS encoding RNA polymerase sigma factor, with protein MTQAATHRAIEAVWRIEAASVIAGVARLVRDVGLAEELAQDALVTALERWPQTGVPDNPGAWLMTTAKNRARDRLRLDALHTRKHEQIGHELEALHADVEPDFVDALDAARQDDIGDDLLRLVFTACHPVLSTDARVALTLRLLGGLSTVEIARAFLASESTIAQRIVRAKRSLTAANVPFEVPDAKDRAARLASVLEVIYLIFNEGYSATSGDDWMRPALCDEALRLGRILAELTPDDAEVHGLVALMELQASRLHARTDADGKPVLLMDQDRARWDPLLIRRGLAALTRAAALGGPPGPYVLQAELAACHARAATPPDTDWPRIVALYDALVQLTPSPVVALNRAVAVGMAFGPQAGLDLVDALASEPALANYHWLPSVRGDLLAKLGRNAEARTEFERAAGMTRNARERELLLARAQAMQA; from the coding sequence ATGACGCAGGCGGCCACGCATCGTGCCATCGAGGCGGTCTGGCGGATCGAGGCCGCCAGCGTCATCGCCGGCGTTGCGCGCCTGGTGCGCGACGTCGGGCTGGCCGAAGAACTGGCGCAGGACGCGCTGGTGACCGCCCTGGAACGCTGGCCGCAGACCGGCGTGCCGGACAACCCGGGAGCCTGGCTGATGACCACCGCAAAGAACCGTGCCCGCGACCGCTTGCGGCTGGATGCGCTGCACACCCGCAAGCACGAGCAGATCGGCCACGAACTTGAAGCCTTGCACGCGGACGTAGAGCCCGACTTTGTCGACGCGCTGGACGCCGCACGGCAGGACGACATCGGCGACGACCTGCTGCGCCTGGTGTTCACCGCCTGCCATCCGGTGCTGTCCACCGATGCCAGGGTGGCGTTGACGCTGCGCCTGCTGGGCGGGCTGTCCACCGTCGAGATCGCCCGTGCGTTTCTGGCATCGGAATCCACCATTGCCCAGCGCATCGTGCGCGCCAAGCGCAGCTTGACCGCCGCGAATGTGCCGTTTGAAGTGCCCGATGCCAAGGACCGCGCCGCGCGCCTGGCGTCCGTGCTGGAAGTCATCTACCTGATTTTCAACGAAGGCTATTCGGCGACGTCCGGCGACGATTGGATGCGCCCGGCGCTGTGCGACGAAGCCTTGCGACTAGGCCGCATTCTGGCCGAACTCACCCCTGACGATGCGGAAGTGCACGGTCTGGTGGCGCTGATGGAACTGCAAGCCTCGCGCCTGCATGCGCGCACGGATGCCGACGGCAAGCCGGTGCTGTTGATGGATCAGGACCGTGCCCGTTGGGACCCCTTGCTGATCCGGCGCGGCTTGGCCGCACTGACCCGCGCCGCCGCGCTAGGCGGGCCGCCTGGCCCCTATGTCTTGCAAGCTGAACTGGCCGCTTGCCACGCGCGCGCAGCAACGCCGCCCGACACCGACTGGCCACGCATCGTGGCGCTTTACGACGCGCTGGTGCAATTGACGCCCTCGCCCGTGGTGGCGTTGAACCGCGCGGTGGCCGTGGGTATGGCGTTCGGGCCGCAGGCGGGCTTGGACCTGGTCGACGCGCTGGCAAGCGAGCCCGCCCTGGCCAACTACCACTGGCTGCCCAGCGTGCGCGGCGACCTGCTGGCCAAGCTGGGGCGCAACGCCGAAGCACGTACAGAATTCGAGCGCGCGGCCGGCATGACCCGCAACGCCCGCGAACGCGAACTGCTGCTGGCGCGCGCCCAGGCGATGCAGGCGTAG